The following are from one region of the Streptomyces tuirus genome:
- a CDS encoding phosphoribosyltransferase — protein sequence MEKAEKAETAVNEGEHQVCDEGDRVWSGSWVAERLGVELVGDDPLTGLLGLALRRNPKRAHLLVSNVLGKHVPQSPSVVYGYGVELGRRVRELLGAEEAGRAVVLGYAETATGLGHSVADGLGLAPYLHSTRRPVAGVAAAGGFEEAHSHATSHLLLPEDPALLGGDGPLVLVDDEFSTGNTVLNTVRDLHARYPRRRYVVVALVDMRSAADAGRLADFAEEIGARVDLVTAARGTVRLPEGVLEKGQELVARYESESAAPSWSLAQFPAPPGARGTARAAPTDPHPDDSRIDLHWPAGLPDGGRHGFTPAHRELLEDALPAMAARIAEALPHHARRVHILGFEELMYAPLRLARELERATDLEVRYSTTTRSPVLAVDDPGYAIRTRLAFPAHDDPADGPGERYAYNVAGAGFDAVVAVVDSAGDTPALHAPDGLLARLAAHTPRVLLAVIPSYAPERPSMLPEPLRGPAFSSYAPEEVGWLLQDLSDVTLEAPTEEREEAIQSGGAHYAESLPVEYQPSEQYQELFHAALEDSAARIAQAVGVVTETVLAERSPRPVLVSLARAGTPVGILMRRWAQHRHGLDLPHYAVSIVRGRGIDANALRWLARHHDPRDVVFVDGWTGKGAITRELAQALEEFEKSDGITGFDPEIAVLADPGSCVRTYGTREDFLIPSACLNSTVSGLISRTVLRADLVGPDDFHGAKFYRELAGTDVSVAFLDAVSARFPEVADAACAQAKELLATDRSPTWEGWAAVERISEEYAIHDVNLVKPGVGETTRVMLRRVPWKVLARAGAGSDLDHVRLLAEQRGVPVEEVDALPYTCVGLIHPKYTRGATGADGKAVSV from the coding sequence ATGGAGAAGGCTGAGAAGGCTGAGACGGCAGTGAACGAGGGGGAGCATCAGGTGTGCGACGAGGGCGACCGCGTCTGGTCCGGCAGCTGGGTCGCCGAGCGGCTCGGCGTCGAGCTCGTCGGCGACGACCCGCTGACCGGCCTGCTGGGGCTGGCGCTGCGCCGCAACCCCAAGCGGGCCCATCTGCTGGTGTCGAACGTGCTCGGCAAGCACGTGCCGCAGTCGCCGTCCGTCGTCTACGGCTACGGCGTCGAGCTGGGCCGCCGGGTGCGGGAGCTGCTGGGCGCGGAGGAAGCGGGCCGGGCCGTCGTCCTCGGCTACGCGGAGACCGCGACGGGCCTCGGCCACTCCGTCGCCGACGGGCTGGGCCTCGCCCCCTATCTGCACTCCACCCGCCGCCCGGTCGCCGGTGTCGCGGCGGCCGGCGGCTTCGAGGAGGCCCACTCCCACGCGACCTCGCACCTGCTCCTGCCGGAGGACCCGGCGCTGCTCGGCGGCGACGGGCCGCTGGTCCTGGTCGACGACGAGTTCTCCACGGGGAACACGGTGCTGAACACCGTGCGCGATCTTCATGCCCGGTATCCGCGGCGGAGGTATGTCGTGGTGGCGCTGGTGGACATGCGGTCGGCTGCCGATGCGGGGCGCCTCGCGGATTTCGCCGAGGAGATCGGAGCCCGGGTCGATCTGGTGACGGCTGCCAGAGGGACCGTGCGGCTGCCCGAGGGGGTGCTGGAGAAGGGGCAGGAGCTGGTGGCGCGGTACGAGTCGGAGAGTGCGGCGCCGTCGTGGTCGCTCGCGCAGTTCCCCGCGCCCCCAGGGGCGCGGGGAACTGCGCGAGCGGCCCCCACCGACCCGCACCCGGACGACAGCCGGATAGACCTGCACTGGCCCGCCGGTCTCCCCGACGGGGGCCGACACGGATTCACCCCCGCGCATCGGGAGCTCCTGGAGGACGCCCTCCCCGCGATGGCGGCCAGGATCGCCGAGGCCCTGCCTCACCACGCCCGCCGCGTGCACATCCTCGGCTTCGAAGAGCTGATGTACGCGCCGCTGAGGCTGGCCCGGGAGCTGGAACGGGCGACGGACCTCGAGGTCCGCTACTCCACCACCACCCGCTCACCCGTCCTGGCCGTCGACGACCCCGGCTACGCGATACGCACCCGCCTCGCCTTCCCCGCCCACGACGACCCCGCCGACGGCCCCGGCGAGCGCTACGCCTACAACGTCGCCGGCGCCGGATTCGACGCCGTCGTCGCGGTGGTCGACTCGGCCGGGGACACCCCCGCGCTGCACGCGCCCGACGGTCTGCTGGCCCGCCTCGCCGCGCACACGCCCCGGGTCCTGCTCGCCGTCATACCGTCGTACGCCCCCGAAAGGCCCTCCATGCTGCCCGAGCCCCTCCGCGGCCCCGCCTTCTCCTCGTACGCGCCCGAGGAGGTCGGCTGGCTGCTCCAGGACCTCTCGGACGTGACGCTGGAGGCGCCGACCGAGGAGCGCGAGGAGGCGATCCAGAGCGGCGGCGCGCACTACGCGGAGTCGCTGCCCGTGGAGTACCAGCCGAGCGAGCAGTACCAGGAGCTGTTCCACGCCGCGCTGGAGGACTCGGCGGCCCGTATCGCCCAGGCGGTCGGCGTCGTCACCGAGACGGTCCTCGCCGAGCGGTCCCCGCGCCCCGTGCTGGTCTCCCTGGCCCGCGCCGGCACCCCCGTCGGCATCCTCATGCGCCGCTGGGCCCAGCACCGGCACGGCCTCGATCTGCCGCACTACGCCGTGTCGATCGTCCGCGGCCGGGGCATCGACGCCAACGCGCTGCGCTGGCTCGCCCGGCACCACGACCCCCGGGACGTCGTCTTCGTCGACGGCTGGACCGGCAAGGGCGCCATCACCCGCGAACTTGCCCAGGCCCTGGAGGAGTTCGAGAAGTCCGACGGCATCACCGGCTTCGACCCCGAGATCGCCGTCCTGGCCGACCCGGGCTCCTGCGTCCGGACCTACGGCACCCGCGAGGACTTCCTCATCCCCTCCGCCTGCCTCAACTCCACCGTCTCCGGCCTCATCTCGCGGACCGTGCTGCGCGCGGACCTGGTCGGCCCCGACGACTTCCACGGCGCGAAGTTCTACCGCGAACTCGCCGGCACCGACGTCTCGGTGGCCTTCCTGGACGCCGTGTCCGCCCGCTTCCCCGAGGTCGCCGACGCCGCCTGCGCCCAGGCCAAGGAACTGCTCGCGACCGACCGCTCACCCACCTGGGAGGGCTGGGCCGCCGTCGAGCGCATCAGCGAGGAGTACGCCATCCACGACGTGAACCTCGTCAAGCCCGGCGTCGGCGAGACCACCCGGGTCATGCTGCGCCGCGTGCCATGGAAGGTCCTGGCGCGCGCCGGGGCGGGCAGCGACCTCGACCATGTGCGCCTGCTGGCCGAGCAACGCGGCGTGCCCGTGGAGGAGGTCGACGCACTGCCCTACACCTGCGTCGGCCTGATCCACCCCAAGTACACCCGGGGCGCGACCGGCGCCGACGGCAAGGCGGTGTCGGTCTGA
- a CDS encoding HpcH/HpaI aldolase/citrate lyase family protein: protein MRHFGHVAPEVRKRLFHREPGVFTPDSPARLLAAALGATLYSPATRPRLADDVLKQAGRGVVSMVLCLEDSIDDADVGPGEENLVRQLTALDDLPDADLPLLFIRVRTPEQIPDLVRRLGPAVRQLSGFVLPKFTEERGIPFLEALATAETESGRRLFAMPVLESPELLYRESRVETLEGISRAIDKYRDRVLALRLGVTDFCSSYGLRRGPDMTAYDVQIVASVIADVVNMLGRADGTGFTVTGPVWEYFRVQERMFKPQLRQSPFLEVQAAELREKLIEHAMDGLLREISLDHANGLLGKTCIHPSHVLPVHALSVVSHEEFSDAQDILRPERGGGGVLRSAYTNKMNEVKPHRAWAERTLLRAEVFGVANQDIGFVELLAAGLPG from the coding sequence ATGCGTCATTTCGGGCACGTCGCCCCTGAGGTGCGGAAGCGTCTCTTCCACCGCGAGCCGGGCGTGTTCACCCCGGACTCCCCGGCCCGGCTGCTCGCCGCCGCCCTGGGCGCCACGCTGTACAGCCCGGCCACCAGGCCGCGCCTCGCCGACGACGTCCTCAAGCAGGCCGGGCGCGGTGTGGTGTCGATGGTGCTGTGCCTGGAGGACTCGATCGACGACGCGGACGTCGGCCCCGGCGAGGAGAACCTCGTCCGCCAGCTGACGGCCCTGGACGACCTCCCGGACGCCGATCTGCCGCTGCTGTTCATCCGGGTCCGCACCCCCGAGCAGATACCCGACCTGGTGCGCCGCCTCGGCCCCGCCGTCCGGCAGCTGTCCGGGTTCGTCCTGCCCAAGTTCACCGAGGAACGCGGCATCCCGTTCCTGGAGGCCCTGGCCACCGCCGAGACCGAAAGCGGCCGTCGCCTTTTCGCCATGCCCGTGCTGGAGTCCCCGGAGCTGCTCTACCGGGAGTCCCGCGTGGAGACCCTGGAGGGCATCTCCCGGGCGATCGACAAGTACCGCGACCGCGTGCTCGCCCTGCGCCTCGGCGTGACGGACTTCTGCTCCTCCTACGGCCTGCGCCGGGGACCCGACATGACGGCCTACGACGTGCAGATCGTCGCCTCCGTGATCGCCGACGTGGTGAACATGCTCGGCCGCGCCGACGGGACCGGCTTCACCGTGACCGGGCCCGTGTGGGAGTACTTCCGGGTCCAGGAGCGCATGTTCAAGCCGCAGCTGCGGCAGAGCCCCTTCCTTGAGGTGCAGGCCGCGGAACTGCGCGAGAAGCTGATTGAGCACGCCATGGACGGCCTGCTGAGGGAGATCTCCCTGGACCATGCCAACGGCCTGCTGGGCAAGACCTGCATCCACCCCTCACACGTACTGCCGGTGCACGCCCTGTCGGTCGTCAGTCACGAGGAGTTCTCGGACGCCCAGGACATCCTGCGGCCCGAGCGCGGTGGCGGGGGTGTGCTGAGATCGGCGTACACGAACAAGATGAACGAGGTGAAGCCGCACCGGGCCTGGGCCGAGCGGACCCTGCTGCGGGCCGAGGTTTTCGGCGTGGCGAACCAGGACATCGGCTTCGTGGAACTGCTGGCGGCGGGTCTGCCGGGCTGA
- a CDS encoding TerD family protein, with the protein MTHAMLKGSNVPLEAATVRAVLRWTPGQGVPDVDASALLLGPDGRVRSDEDFVFYNQPRHPAGKVWRLGKKRVAEGLTDTIQTELTGVESEVGRILLVASADGVTFDRVQALRILLYDAADTGAEALAYFDVKPETGEETALICGELYRRGEGWKFRALGEGYSNGLKGLATDFGISVDESEALEETTTTVPAPPTTNTPAQPTTAGPAQQSPEVSLPLPPEQPAAAPAQPGYGYPQQPPTTQPAYGYPQTTGRPAYGYPQAPAAAGAVGAQTGYGYPPPVTAVPDPDFRLPPQGPQFIGR; encoded by the coding sequence ATGACGCACGCGATGCTGAAGGGGTCGAACGTCCCGCTGGAAGCCGCCACGGTGCGCGCCGTGCTGCGCTGGACGCCCGGGCAGGGGGTTCCGGACGTCGACGCCTCCGCGCTGCTCCTCGGCCCCGACGGCCGTGTGCGCTCCGACGAGGACTTCGTCTTCTACAACCAGCCCCGGCACCCGGCCGGAAAGGTGTGGCGGCTCGGTAAGAAGCGGGTCGCCGAGGGCCTGACCGACACGATCCAGACAGAGCTCACCGGTGTCGAGTCCGAGGTCGGCCGGATTCTGCTCGTCGCATCGGCGGACGGCGTGACGTTCGACCGGGTACAGGCCCTGCGCATCCTGCTGTACGACGCCGCGGACACCGGCGCGGAGGCGCTGGCGTACTTCGACGTCAAGCCGGAGACGGGCGAGGAGACCGCGCTGATCTGCGGCGAGCTGTACCGGCGCGGGGAGGGCTGGAAGTTCCGGGCGCTCGGCGAGGGCTATTCGAACGGGCTGAAGGGGCTCGCGACCGACTTCGGCATCTCGGTCGACGAGTCGGAGGCGCTGGAGGAGACGACCACGACGGTCCCCGCTCCTCCCACCACGAACACGCCCGCGCAGCCGACGACCGCCGGCCCCGCCCAGCAGTCCCCCGAGGTCTCCCTGCCGCTGCCCCCGGAGCAGCCGGCGGCGGCGCCCGCGCAGCCCGGCTACGGCTACCCCCAGCAGCCGCCGACGACGCAGCCGGCCTACGGCTACCCGCAGACCACCGGACGGCCCGCGTACGGCTACCCCCAGGCACCGGCCGCGGCGGGCGCCGTGGGGGCGCAGACCGGTTACGGCTATCCGCCTCCGGTCACGGCGGTCCCCGACCCCGACTTCCGGCTGCCCCCGCAGGGCCCGCAGTTCATCGGGCGCTAG
- a CDS encoding TerD family protein: MGLFDGLRRGDVQFDSGDASTNAIELTKRRAQISLTKQGAASGHLRVNLSWRMRTSDIGGSQRESLLRHPFRALRPPEVVGHSQSMVNVDLDLGCLYELQDGSKGVVQPLGGYYGDANAAPYVKLSGDDRFGSGSGETMYINLDHRDSIKRLLVFVYIYDQTPAFDRTHASVTLYPSSGPRIEVHLDERQPQARSCAVVMIEKVKDEIVVRREAKFVYGFQAELDRLYGWGLQWGRGYKSKIDR, from the coding sequence ATGGGACTGTTCGACGGACTCCGGCGCGGCGATGTGCAGTTCGACTCGGGCGACGCGTCGACCAACGCGATCGAACTGACCAAGCGGCGGGCGCAGATATCACTCACCAAGCAGGGCGCGGCCTCCGGTCATCTGCGCGTCAACCTCAGCTGGCGGATGCGCACGTCCGACATCGGCGGCTCCCAGCGCGAGAGCCTGCTGCGCCATCCCTTCCGGGCACTCAGGCCCCCCGAGGTCGTCGGCCACAGCCAGAGCATGGTCAACGTCGACCTCGACCTCGGCTGCCTCTACGAACTCCAGGACGGCAGCAAGGGCGTCGTCCAGCCCCTCGGCGGCTACTACGGCGACGCCAACGCCGCGCCGTACGTCAAGCTCAGCGGCGACGACCGGTTCGGCTCCGGGTCCGGCGAGACGATGTACATCAACCTCGACCACCGCGACAGCATCAAGCGGCTGCTGGTCTTCGTCTACATCTACGACCAGACGCCCGCCTTCGACCGCACGCACGCCAGCGTCACCCTCTACCCGAGCAGCGGCCCCCGCATCGAGGTCCACCTCGACGAACGCCAGCCGCAGGCCCGTTCCTGCGCCGTCGTCATGATCGAGAAGGTGAAGGACGAGATCGTCGTCCGCCGCGAGGCGAAGTTCGTCTACGGCTTCCAGGCCGAGCTCGACCGGTTGTACGGGTGGGGGCTGCAGTGGGGGCGCGGCTACAAGAGCAAGATCGACCGCTGA
- a CDS encoding DUF475 domain-containing protein — translation MVLKTFGWSFAVTALGLVAAVLFGGWTALGIVAILSVLEISLSFDNAVVNAGILKKMNAFWQKIFLTIGILIAVFGMRLIFPVVIVAVSAQLGPIKAVELALNDKDRYQQLVTDAHPSIAAFGGMFLLMIFLDFIFEDRDIKWLGWLERPLAKLGKVDMLSVCIALIVLLIASMTVATHAHQHGGTHVDKAETVMLAGIAGLITYMIVGGLSGYFEDKLEEEEEREHEAEEEAERTGKPRSAVALAGKAAFFMFLYLEVLDASFSFDGVIGAFAITNDIVLMALGLGIGAMYVRSLTVYLVRQGTLDDYVYLEHGAHYAIGALAVLLLVTIQYQINEIITGLIGVVLIAASFWSSVRRNRAIAAAEGKAGSDEKTEVSSGV, via the coding sequence GTGGTTCTGAAAACCTTCGGGTGGTCGTTCGCGGTCACCGCGCTCGGCCTGGTCGCGGCGGTCCTGTTCGGCGGGTGGACCGCGCTCGGCATCGTCGCGATCCTCTCCGTCCTCGAGATCTCGCTGTCCTTCGACAACGCGGTGGTCAACGCCGGGATCCTGAAGAAGATGAATGCCTTCTGGCAGAAGATCTTCCTCACGATCGGCATCCTGATCGCCGTCTTCGGCATGCGACTGATCTTCCCCGTCGTGATCGTCGCGGTCAGCGCCCAGCTGGGCCCGATCAAGGCCGTCGAGCTCGCGCTGAACGACAAGGACCGCTACCAGCAGCTGGTGACCGACGCCCACCCGTCGATCGCCGCCTTCGGTGGCATGTTCCTGCTCATGATCTTCCTGGACTTCATCTTCGAGGACCGGGACATCAAGTGGCTCGGCTGGCTGGAGCGCCCGCTGGCCAAGCTCGGCAAGGTCGACATGCTGTCGGTCTGCATCGCGCTGATCGTCCTGCTGATCGCGTCGATGACCGTCGCCACCCACGCCCACCAGCACGGCGGCACCCATGTCGACAAGGCGGAGACGGTCATGCTCGCCGGCATCGCCGGTCTGATCACCTACATGATCGTCGGCGGGCTCTCCGGCTACTTCGAGGACAAGCTCGAAGAGGAGGAGGAGCGCGAGCACGAGGCCGAGGAAGAGGCCGAGCGCACCGGCAAGCCCCGTTCCGCCGTCGCGCTGGCCGGCAAGGCCGCGTTCTTCATGTTCCTCTACCTCGAGGTCCTGGACGCGTCCTTCTCCTTCGACGGCGTGATCGGCGCCTTCGCCATCACCAACGACATCGTCCTGATGGCCCTCGGCCTCGGCATCGGCGCCATGTACGTCCGGTCGCTGACGGTCTACCTGGTCCGCCAGGGCACCCTCGACGACTACGTCTACCTGGAGCACGGCGCGCACTACGCCATCGGCGCCCTCGCCGTGCTGCTGCTCGTCACCATCCAGTACCAGATCAACGAGATCATCACCGGCCTCATCGGCGTCGTCCTGATCGCCGCCTCCTTCTGGTCCTCCGTGCGCCGCAACAGGGCGATCGCGGCGGCCGAGGGAAAGGCCGGCTCGGACGAGAAGACTGAGGTCTCGTCCGGGGTGTGA
- a CDS encoding TerD family protein, translated as MGVTLAKGGNVSLSKAAPNLTQVMVGLGWDARSTTGAPFDLDASALMCSSGRVLGDEFFVFYNQLKSPDGSVEHTGDNLTGEGDGDDESLLIDLPKVPPQCDKIVFPVSIHLADERGQTFGQVSNAFIRVVNQADGQELARYDLSEDASTETAMIFGELYRYQGEWKFRAVGQGYASGLRGIALDFGVNVS; from the coding sequence ATGGGCGTCACGCTCGCCAAAGGGGGCAATGTCTCCCTGTCCAAGGCCGCGCCGAACCTCACTCAGGTGATGGTCGGGCTCGGCTGGGACGCGCGCTCCACCACCGGAGCGCCCTTCGACCTCGACGCCAGCGCCCTGATGTGCAGCAGCGGGCGCGTGCTCGGGGACGAGTTCTTCGTCTTCTACAACCAGCTCAAGAGCCCGGACGGCTCGGTCGAGCACACCGGTGACAACCTCACCGGCGAGGGCGACGGCGACGACGAGTCGCTCCTGATCGACCTCCCCAAGGTGCCGCCGCAGTGCGACAAGATCGTCTTCCCCGTCTCGATCCACCTGGCCGACGAGCGCGGCCAGACGTTCGGCCAGGTCAGCAACGCCTTCATCCGCGTGGTGAACCAGGCCGACGGCCAGGAGCTCGCCCGCTACGACCTCAGCGAGGACGCCTCCACGGAGACCGCGATGATCTTCGGCGAGCTCTATCGCTACCAGGGCGAGTGGAAGTTCAGGGCCGTGGGACAGGGGTACGCGTCGGGGCTGCGGGGCATCGCGCTGGACTTCGGGGTCAACGTCTCATAA
- a CDS encoding TerD family protein produces the protein MGVSLSKGGNVSLSKEAPGLTAVIIGLGWDVRTTTGTDFDLDASALLLNNSGKVGNDQHFIFFNNLKSPDGSVEHTGDNITGEGEGDDEQIKVDLATVPPEIEKIVFPVSIYDAETRQQSFGQVRNAFIRVVNQAGGAEIARYDLSEDASTETAMVFGELYRHGPEWKFRAIGQGYASGLRGIAQDFGVNV, from the coding sequence GTGGGAGTCAGCCTCAGCAAGGGCGGCAACGTATCGCTGAGCAAGGAGGCGCCGGGCCTGACCGCGGTCATCATCGGTCTGGGGTGGGACGTCCGCACCACGACCGGCACGGACTTCGACCTGGACGCCAGCGCGCTGCTGCTGAACAACTCCGGCAAGGTCGGCAACGACCAGCACTTCATCTTCTTCAACAACCTCAAGAGCCCGGACGGCTCCGTCGAGCACACCGGTGACAACATCACCGGTGAGGGCGAGGGCGACGACGAGCAGATCAAGGTCGATCTCGCGACCGTCCCGCCCGAGATCGAGAAGATCGTCTTCCCGGTCTCCATCTACGACGCCGAGACCCGCCAGCAGTCCTTCGGCCAGGTCCGCAACGCCTTCATCCGCGTCGTGAACCAGGCCGGCGGCGCCGAGATCGCCCGCTACGACCTGTCGGAGGACGCCTCCACCGAGACCGCCATGGTCTTCGGTGAGCTCTACCGGCACGGCCCGGAGTGGAAGTTCCGCGCCATCGGCCAGGGCTATGCCTCGGGCCTGCGCGGCATCGCGCAGGACTTCGGCGTGAACGTCTGA
- a CDS encoding peroxiredoxin, producing MAIQAGEKAPDFELKDNHGRAVRLSDFRGRKNVVLLFYPFAFTGVCTGELCELRDNLPQFSDRDTELLAVSNDSIHTLRVFGEQEGLEYPLLSDFWPHGNVSRAYGVFDEDKGCAVRGTFVIDKEGVVRWTVVNGLPDARDLNDYVKALDSL from the coding sequence ATGGCGATCCAGGCCGGCGAGAAGGCCCCCGACTTCGAGCTCAAGGACAACCACGGCAGGGCCGTGCGGCTGTCCGACTTCCGGGGCCGGAAGAACGTGGTCCTGCTCTTCTACCCCTTCGCCTTCACCGGCGTGTGCACCGGCGAGCTGTGCGAGCTGCGCGACAACCTGCCGCAGTTCTCCGACCGCGACACCGAGCTGCTCGCCGTCTCCAACGACTCCATCCACACCCTGCGCGTCTTCGGCGAGCAGGAGGGCCTGGAGTACCCGCTGCTGTCCGACTTCTGGCCGCACGGCAACGTCTCGCGCGCCTACGGCGTCTTCGACGAGGACAAGGGCTGCGCCGTGCGCGGCACCTTCGTCATCGACAAGGAGGGCGTCGTGCGGTGGACCGTCGTCAACGGCCTGCCGGACGCGCGCGACCTGAACGACTACGTGAAGGCGCTCGACTCCCTGTGA
- a CDS encoding DUF3052 domain-containing protein, translating into MSATADHAEERTNPAARLGFQPGQVVQEIGYDDDVDQELRKAIEGIIEADLVDEDYDDVADAVVLWFRDDDGDLTDSLVDATTYIEEGGAILLLTPKTGRSGYVEPSDISEAATTAGLTASKSVSVGKDWSGSRLATPKAAKSKR; encoded by the coding sequence GTGAGCGCGACCGCGGACCACGCGGAGGAGCGGACGAACCCTGCCGCCAGGCTGGGGTTCCAGCCCGGGCAGGTGGTCCAGGAGATCGGCTACGACGACGACGTGGACCAGGAGCTCCGCAAGGCCATCGAGGGCATCATCGAGGCCGACCTGGTGGACGAGGACTACGACGACGTGGCCGATGCCGTTGTGCTGTGGTTCCGTGACGACGACGGCGACCTGACGGACTCGCTGGTCGATGCCACCACGTACATCGAAGAGGGCGGCGCGATCCTGCTCCTCACGCCGAAGACCGGCCGTTCGGGGTACGTGGAGCCGAGTGACATCTCGGAAGCCGCCACCACGGCGGGTCTGACGGCGTCCAAGAGCGTCAGCGTCGGCAAGGACTGGAGTGGCAGCCGGCTGGCGACGCCGAAGGCCGCCAAGTCCAAGCGCTAG